One window of Aliarcobacter lanthieri genomic DNA carries:
- the lysA gene encoding diaminopimelate decarboxylase gives MNIDFKTLAEKYQTPYYVYDFDHITKQYEELKSSFRARKSLIAYAVKANSNLSVIKHLANLGAGADCVSIGEVKRALKVGVPSYKIIFSGVGKSDDEIKQALELDILMINIESAAELNRVEDIAKSLGKIARISIRVNPNIDPKTHPYISTGLHENKFGVDIDTAKRMYIQCKNSEFLEPTGIHCHIGSQLTQLQPIKDAVKIVAELVKNLQAIKIDLSFIDVGGGLGIIYDDEKLIDTYEYAQSILDAMFGLDLTIICEPGRFIVGNSGIFVTKVLYEKINGNKRFVIVDGAMNDLIRPALYNAYHKIEVLNNNKDFCDCNIVGPVCESGDFFAKNIELPKTEPNDLVAIYSAGAYGFTMASNYNTRGRVAEIAIENGVDRLIRRRETFEDLIALEEEFVK, from the coding sequence ATGAATATAGATTTTAAGACATTGGCAGAAAAATATCAAACACCATACTATGTATATGATTTTGATCATATTACAAAACAGTATGAAGAGTTAAAAAGCTCTTTTAGAGCAAGAAAATCTTTAATCGCTTATGCAGTAAAAGCTAATTCAAATTTAAGTGTAATAAAACATTTAGCAAACCTTGGAGCTGGAGCAGATTGTGTTAGTATTGGAGAAGTAAAAAGAGCTTTAAAGGTTGGAGTTCCTTCATATAAAATTATTTTTTCAGGTGTTGGGAAAAGTGATGATGAAATAAAACAAGCACTAGAACTTGATATTTTAATGATAAATATTGAAAGTGCTGCTGAATTAAATAGAGTTGAAGATATAGCTAAAAGTTTAGGAAAAATTGCAAGAATTTCTATAAGAGTAAATCCAAATATTGATCCTAAAACTCATCCATATATTTCAACAGGACTTCACGAAAATAAATTTGGTGTAGATATTGATACAGCAAAAAGAATGTATATTCAGTGTAAAAATAGTGAATTTTTAGAGCCAACTGGTATTCATTGCCATATCGGTTCACAATTAACTCAACTTCAACCAATCAAAGATGCAGTAAAAATAGTAGCTGAATTAGTAAAAAATCTACAAGCTATAAAAATAGATTTATCATTTATTGATGTTGGTGGAGGATTAGGGATTATCTATGATGATGAAAAACTAATTGATACTTATGAATATGCACAATCAATTTTAGATGCTATGTTTGGACTTGATTTAACAATTATTTGTGAACCAGGAAGATTTATAGTAGGAAATTCAGGAATTTTTGTAACAAAAGTTTTATATGAGAAAATAAATGGAAATAAAAGATTTGTTATTGTTGATGGAGCAATGAATGATTTAATAAGACCAGCTCTTTACAATGCTTATCATAAAATTGAAGTTTTAAATAACAATAAAGATTTTTGTGATTGTAACATAGTAGGGCCTGTTTGTGAAAGTGGAGATTTCTTTGCAAAAAATATTGAACTTCCAAAAACAGAACCAAATGATTTAGTAGCAATTTATAGTGCAGGAGCATATGGTTTTACAATGGCAAGTAACTATAATACAAGAGGAAGAGTAGCTGAAATTGCTATTGAAAATGGGGTAGATAGATTAATTAGAAGAAGAGAAACTTTTGAAGATTTAATAGCTTTAGAAGAAGAGTTTGTAAAATAA
- the pheA gene encoding chorismate mutase gives MSNEDGLLELRNQLDSIDNNILELLNKRMELVHKVGALKAKSGGAIYRPEREKSIIDRLDKINQEKNGLLNRSAIEALFLEIFAISRNIELPENIGYLGPQGSFTHQAAEARFGAMSSYVSISSIKGIFKELNSKKIKYGVVPIENSSNGIVNDTINGFSNFNSKIVAEVILNIHHTLATTCDKINDIKKIYSKDIAFDQCRKFLTNFGLDEVELIPVESTTKAAKLAANEPNSAAICAHVAAKLYNLPILFENIEDKDNNKTRFFILSDFDNAPSGNDKTSILVNFPDEQGVLVKFLNDFNDANINLTKIKSHIVEGNSIFFIDFDGHQNDENVKKVLQKHKSSIKILGSYVKEIKDI, from the coding sequence ATGTCAAATGAAGATGGATTATTGGAGCTTAGAAATCAATTAGATTCAATAGATAATAACATTCTTGAGTTATTAAACAAAAGAATGGAATTGGTTCATAAAGTTGGAGCTTTAAAAGCTAAAAGTGGTGGAGCCATTTATAGACCAGAAAGAGAAAAGTCTATTATTGATAGGTTAGATAAAATAAACCAAGAAAAAAATGGTCTTTTAAATAGAAGTGCAATTGAAGCTTTATTTTTAGAAATTTTTGCAATTTCTAGAAATATTGAACTACCTGAAAATATCGGTTATTTAGGCCCACAAGGAAGTTTTACACACCAAGCAGCAGAAGCTAGATTTGGTGCAATGAGTTCTTATGTTTCAATTAGTTCAATAAAAGGTATTTTCAAAGAACTAAATTCTAAAAAAATCAAATATGGTGTTGTTCCTATAGAAAATTCTTCAAATGGTATAGTAAATGATACAATAAATGGTTTTAGCAACTTTAACTCAAAAATAGTTGCTGAAGTTATACTAAATATCCATCATACATTAGCTACAACTTGTGATAAAATAAATGATATAAAAAAAATTTATTCAAAAGATATAGCTTTTGATCAATGTAGAAAGTTTTTAACAAATTTTGGGCTTGATGAAGTAGAATTAATTCCAGTTGAATCTACAACAAAAGCTGCCAAATTAGCTGCTAATGAACCAAATAGTGCAGCTATTTGTGCTCATGTTGCAGCAAAACTTTATAATCTTCCAATTTTATTTGAGAATATAGAAGATAAAGATAATAATAAAACAAGATTTTTTATCTTAAGTGATTTTGATAATGCTCCAAGTGGAAATGATAAAACTTCAATTTTAGTAAATTTTCCTGATGAACAAGGTGTATTAGTAAAATTTTTAAATGATTTTAATGATGCAAATATAAACTTAACAAAAATAAAATCTCACATAGTTGAAGGGAACTCTATATTTTTTATAGATTTTGATGGTCATCAAAATGATGAAAATGTTAAAAAAGTACTACAAAAACACAAAAGTAGTATTAAAATTTTAGGCTCTTATGTAAAAGAGATAAAAGATATATAA
- the hisC gene encoding histidinol-phosphate transaminase, producing the protein MKFNKVLKNLSTYEAGKPIELVVREYGIDPKEVVKLASNENPYGTSPKVVKKISSLAKNMYLYPDDSMFELKEALANKFQLNSKNVIIGSGSDQILEFCIHAKCKTGSNVLMAKTTFAMYEIYAKQVGAKIIKTKSSQHNLKEFSKLYKKHGADVIFLCIPNNPLGECLDKKDVYKFLESIDKNTLIVVDGAYQEYASFKDENKRICPKDLINTFPNAVYLGTFSKAYALGGMRVGYGFAQEKIISTFYKIRAPFNITTLSLAAAIEALKDEDFVQDCIAKNFEEMKRYEDYANQKGFEYIPSYTNFITIKFEENLVSKVVAQKLLEKGMIIRDLTGYGMNAIRITIGTNEQNTKLFTLLDEVLEELK; encoded by the coding sequence ATGAAATTTAACAAAGTATTAAAAAACTTATCAACATATGAAGCAGGAAAACCTATAGAATTAGTTGTAAGAGAATATGGAATAGACCCTAAAGAAGTAGTAAAACTAGCTTCAAATGAAAACCCTTATGGAACAAGTCCAAAAGTTGTTAAAAAGATATCAAGTTTAGCAAAAAATATGTATTTATATCCAGACGATTCTATGTTTGAATTAAAAGAAGCATTAGCAAATAAATTTCAACTTAATAGTAAAAATGTAATTATAGGTTCAGGAAGTGACCAAATTTTAGAGTTTTGTATTCATGCAAAATGTAAAACTGGTTCAAATGTTCTTATGGCAAAAACAACTTTTGCAATGTATGAAATTTATGCAAAACAAGTTGGTGCAAAAATTATAAAAACAAAATCAAGCCAACATAATTTAAAAGAGTTTAGTAAACTTTATAAAAAACATGGTGCTGATGTAATATTTTTATGTATTCCAAATAATCCTTTAGGAGAATGCTTAGATAAAAAAGATGTTTATAAATTTTTAGAATCTATAGATAAAAATACTTTAATTGTTGTTGATGGTGCATATCAAGAATATGCTTCTTTTAAAGATGAAAACAAAAGAATTTGTCCAAAAGATTTAATTAATACTTTTCCAAATGCTGTATATTTAGGAACTTTCTCGAAAGCCTATGCACTTGGAGGAATGAGAGTTGGTTATGGTTTTGCACAAGAAAAGATAATATCAACTTTTTATAAAATAAGAGCACCATTTAATATTACAACTTTAAGTTTAGCTGCAGCTATAGAAGCGCTAAAAGATGAAGATTTTGTACAAGATTGTATTGCTAAGAATTTTGAAGAGATGAAAAGATATGAGGATTACGCAAATCAAAAAGGTTTTGAATATATTCCTTCTTATACAAACTTTATCACTATAAAATTTGAAGAGAATTTAGTATCTAAAGTTGTGGCACAAAAACTATTAGAAAAAGGTATGATTATAAGAGATTTAACAGGTTATGGAATGAATGCAATAAGAATAACTATTGGAACAAATGAACAAAATACAAAACTATTCACACTTTTAGATGAAGTTTTAGAAGAGTTAAAATAG
- the dxs gene encoding 1-deoxy-D-xylulose-5-phosphate synthase — translation MEVKGKSLKELEQISQNIRERIIDVVSRKGGHFSSTLGAVELTLGMHYVFDINSDPFIFDVSHQCYPHKLLTNRWEEFESIRQFGGLCGFTKPNENKADYFVAGHSSTSISLAVGAAKSIKLKKESRVPVVMIGDGSMSAGMVYEALNELGDLKLPVVIILNDNEMSIAKPIGAISKYLSKLLAGKFYQSFKTSVDKFIRNNMPEGTTYLAKRVENSIKLITPGILFEEMGIDYIGPIDGHDIEEIIETLQIAKSMNKPVIVHARTVKGKGYKIAEGHHEHWHGVGPFNIEDGEFIKKPSSKSATTIFSDALLNLAIEHDNVVGITAAMPSGTGMDKLIDKFPERFWDVAIAEQHAVTSMAAMAKEGFKPFVTIYSTFLQRGFDQIIHDVCIMALPVVFAMDRAGIVGNDGETHQGAFDISFLRFIPNMILFAPRDNKTLELSLEFAYNLDKPCAIRYPRGSFKELDYESSKFELGKSELLKSGNSNKLFIGYGNGVSKAIEVENLHDEDIAILDLRFVKPLDTYTLLNLSKKYDSWYIFSDSQKQGGVASAILECLSENNISDVSIKSFEYEDNFIEHGDTLKVEESLGLLPSQLVKLITK, via the coding sequence ATGGAAGTAAAAGGTAAATCACTAAAAGAGTTAGAACAAATTTCTCAAAATATTAGAGAAAGAATTATAGATGTTGTTTCAAGGAAAGGGGGCCATTTTTCATCAACTCTTGGTGCAGTGGAGCTAACACTTGGAATGCATTATGTTTTTGACATAAATAGTGATCCTTTTATTTTTGATGTTTCTCATCAATGTTATCCTCATAAACTTCTTACAAATAGATGGGAAGAGTTTGAATCAATTAGACAATTTGGTGGACTTTGTGGATTTACAAAACCAAATGAAAATAAAGCTGATTACTTTGTAGCTGGTCATAGTTCAACTTCTATCTCTTTAGCTGTTGGTGCTGCTAAATCAATAAAATTAAAAAAAGAGTCAAGAGTTCCCGTTGTTATGATTGGTGATGGTTCTATGAGTGCGGGGATGGTATATGAAGCATTAAATGAATTAGGAGATTTAAAACTACCTGTTGTAATAATTTTAAATGACAATGAGATGAGTATTGCAAAACCAATTGGAGCGATATCAAAATATCTATCAAAACTTTTAGCTGGAAAATTTTATCAAAGTTTTAAAACAAGTGTTGATAAATTTATACGAAATAATATGCCAGAAGGAACAACTTATTTAGCAAAGAGAGTTGAGAACTCTATTAAGTTAATTACTCCTGGAATTTTATTTGAAGAAATGGGAATCGATTATATTGGTCCAATAGATGGTCATGATATAGAAGAGATAATTGAGACTTTACAAATTGCTAAATCTATGAATAAACCAGTTATTGTTCATGCAAGAACAGTAAAAGGTAAAGGCTATAAAATAGCAGAAGGTCATCATGAGCACTGGCATGGAGTTGGACCTTTTAACATTGAAGATGGAGAATTTATTAAAAAACCTTCTTCAAAAAGTGCTACTACAATATTTTCTGATGCTTTATTAAATCTTGCTATTGAACATGATAATGTTGTTGGTATAACTGCAGCAATGCCAAGTGGAACAGGAATGGATAAATTAATAGATAAGTTTCCAGAACGATTTTGGGATGTAGCTATTGCTGAACAACATGCAGTTACTTCTATGGCTGCTATGGCAAAAGAAGGATTTAAACCTTTTGTTACAATTTACTCTACTTTTTTACAAAGAGGATTTGATCAAATAATACATGATGTCTGTATCATGGCTCTACCAGTAGTATTTGCTATGGATAGAGCAGGAATTGTTGGAAATGATGGAGAAACTCACCAAGGCGCTTTTGATATAAGTTTTTTAAGATTTATTCCAAATATGATTTTATTTGCTCCAAGAGATAATAAAACTTTAGAACTTTCATTAGAATTTGCATATAACTTAGATAAACCTTGTGCTATTAGGTATCCAAGAGGCTCTTTTAAAGAGTTAGATTATGAATCTTCTAAATTTGAATTAGGAAAATCTGAGCTTTTAAAGAGTGGTAATTCAAATAAACTTTTTATTGGTTATGGTAATGGTGTATCAAAAGCTATTGAAGTTGAGAATCTACATGATGAAGATATTGCTATCTTAGATTTAAGATTTGTAAAACCATTGGATACATATACTTTACTTAATCTTTCTAAAAAATATGATAGTTGGTATATTTTTAGTGATTCACAAAAACAAGGTGGAGTTGCTAGTGCAATTTTAGAATGTTTAAGTGAGAATAATATATCAGATGTAAGTATAAAATCTTTCGAATATGAAGATAATTTTATTGAACATGGAGATACTTTAAAAGTTGAAGAATCACTAGGTCTACTCCCATCACAATTAGTAAAACTAATTACAAAATAG
- a CDS encoding cytochrome-c peroxidase encodes MKLKISLALLLGASSLFANQALIQKAKNAGLEPIPTEKKEWMKLVDTDKNNPITDAKIELGKKLYFDPRLSRSNLISCNTCHNLALGGADGVPAAIGHGWTANPHHLNSPTVYNSVFFKAQFWDGRSPHLADQAQGPIQAGPEMAAPPALVEDRINSIPAYVEEFKNAYGKDVKVDFEKITETIALFEKVLVTPSRFDKFLEGDAKALTKAEQEGLDIFLSKGCTACHTGIALGGTMQPFQIAKQYQFINVGDFTGDENGMVKTPSLRNITETAPYFHNGQFWSLNEAVKEMGSVQLGINISDVDAAKIVTFLKALEGKKPDITYPKLPASTDKTPKPTFD; translated from the coding sequence ATGAAATTAAAAATTTCTTTAGCGTTACTTTTAGGTGCAAGTTCATTATTTGCAAACCAAGCTTTAATTCAAAAAGCTAAAAATGCAGGTTTAGAACCAATTCCTACTGAAAAAAAAGAATGGATGAAGTTGGTTGATACAGACAAAAACAACCCTATCACAGATGCAAAAATTGAACTTGGTAAAAAATTATATTTTGATCCAAGATTATCAAGAAGTAATCTAATCTCATGTAATACATGTCATAACTTAGCTCTTGGTGGAGCAGATGGAGTTCCAGCTGCTATTGGACATGGTTGGACAGCAAATCCACACCATTTAAACTCTCCAACAGTTTATAACTCAGTATTTTTTAAAGCACAATTCTGGGATGGAAGAAGCCCTCACTTAGCTGATCAAGCTCAAGGTCCAATCCAAGCAGGTCCAGAAATGGCAGCACCTCCAGCACTTGTAGAAGATAGAATAAATTCTATTCCAGCTTATGTTGAAGAATTCAAAAATGCGTATGGTAAAGATGTAAAAGTTGATTTTGAGAAAATCACTGAAACTATTGCACTATTTGAAAAAGTTCTTGTTACACCATCAAGATTTGATAAATTTTTAGAAGGTGATGCAAAAGCTCTTACAAAAGCTGAACAAGAAGGTCTTGATATATTCTTAAGTAAAGGATGTACAGCATGTCATACAGGAATTGCTCTTGGTGGAACTATGCAACCATTCCAAATTGCTAAACAATATCAATTTATCAATGTAGGTGATTTTACAGGTGATGAAAATGGTATGGTTAAAACACCTTCTTTAAGAAATATTACTGAGACAGCTCCATATTTCCATAATGGTCAATTCTGGTCATTAAATGAAGCAGTTAAAGAAATGGGTTCTGTTCAATTAGGTATTAATATTAGTGATGTAGATGCTGCAAAAATAGTTACTTTCTTAAAAGCTTTAGAAGGTAAAAAACCAGATATTACATATCCAAAATTACCAGCTTCAACTGATAAAACTCCAAAACCAACTTTTGATTAA
- the maf gene encoding septum formation inhibitor Maf, which produces MIRLGSNSPTRAKILRDFKIDFIQNGGSFDEDSIKTTNPKEFCYLATKGKFDELYLKYGVEDMPLLVADSVVTCEGLLLRKAKSYEDAKYMLELQSGNETSVISCMIYKSKKVELIDISITTYNFKEFDKKDLQNYLDSKECFGKAGAIMVEGFCKPYIKNVIGLESTAMGLSIEKLIPFL; this is translated from the coding sequence TTGATAAGACTCGGTTCTAATTCACCTACAAGAGCAAAGATTTTAAGAGATTTTAAAATAGATTTTATACAAAATGGAGGTAGTTTTGATGAAGATAGCATAAAAACTACAAATCCAAAAGAATTTTGTTATCTTGCCACAAAAGGGAAGTTTGATGAACTTTATTTAAAATATGGAGTAGAAGATATGCCTCTTTTAGTTGCTGATAGTGTAGTTACTTGTGAAGGATTATTACTTAGAAAAGCAAAAAGTTATGAAGATGCAAAGTATATGTTAGAACTTCAAAGCGGAAATGAAACAAGTGTAATATCTTGTATGATATATAAATCAAAAAAAGTAGAGCTTATTGATATATCTATTACAACTTATAATTTTAAGGAATTTGATAAAAAAGATTTACAAAATTATTTAGATAGTAAAGAGTGTTTTGGAAAAGCAGGAGCAATAATGGTAGAAGGATTTTGTAAGCCATATATAAAAAATGTAATTGGTTTAGAAAGTACAGCTATGGGTCTTAGTATTGAGAAGTTAATTCCATTCTTATAG
- a CDS encoding NlpC/P60 family protein, whose translation MKLRKSFLSIVIFSSIFTGCATTTSQKTVDMAKFPNNSIYSSDKDQQTHLKTHNFIEDITYSNYISKNKKINDKLFSFYDEWKGVKYRLGGDTKKGIDCSGFVQKALAEKFNLQLPRDTRSQAQVGQTIKKSDLQMGDLVFFKTGRTNHVGIYIEDGKFMHSSTKIGVTISELDNIYFKNRYWTAKRVLK comes from the coding sequence ATGAAGCTTAGGAAAAGTTTTTTATCTATTGTAATATTTTCATCTATATTCACAGGATGTGCTACTACAACTAGTCAAAAAACTGTAGATATGGCAAAATTCCCTAATAATAGTATTTATAGCTCAGATAAAGATCAACAAACTCACTTAAAAACACATAACTTTATAGAAGATATTACATACTCAAATTATATATCAAAAAATAAAAAGATAAATGATAAATTATTTAGCTTTTATGATGAATGGAAGGGTGTAAAATATAGATTGGGTGGAGATACTAAAAAAGGGATTGATTGTTCTGGATTTGTACAAAAAGCATTGGCAGAAAAATTTAATTTACAGTTACCCCGTGATACAAGATCTCAAGCTCAAGTAGGACAAACTATAAAAAAGAGTGATTTACAAATGGGTGATTTAGTATTTTTCAAAACAGGAAGAACAAATCATGTTGGTATATATATTGAAGATGGAAAATTTATGCACTCATCTACAAAAATTGGAGTAACTATTTCTGAACTTGATAATATTTATTTTAAAAATAGATACTGGACAGCAAAAAGAGTTCTAAAATAA
- a CDS encoding VCBS domain-containing protein has translation MKNDDIFGTSNRKILKVTFDGKEITVKSSGHTEIIGKYGTLTINSKGDFEYKINDDNTEVDSLNIGDKLAEHFTYTTPKGEAVLTIEIQGSNDAPIIENIETNGVTLTGIYNDYQSDNVSENITAQDLIKNDGKNSYQFRNENNTLKMDIGKTETDVSIKYEGKNAGYKSILGYYEKNPDGTIGNLKIIFVNGSMENDVSLKAITGEIGFFLIPNGANNNDIMKIINKGESNYSLARDDSGQIIFTSGKSSVTAKDVYYTDESLSTEKKDHTIALKSDNPNSIIIGFEDTPLYNDQTDYDYNDFVISVTFTPSESLTNKLFKNIEFSDVDDDSLSEATVVLKNAKAGDKINIVGDLKEGIGYTIIEKDGQIIIKFIGKASHEAYAEALEAIRFSTKNSEDERELNFDIEIKDPNGKTDKISTVIIGKGFNNHIPTIDNEKVNAYEDVPYTFSKKDFDSYKDIDGDDIETIKIITLPDSTKGVLKYDGELIIAGKEILVKDLDKLVYETVKNSDKDVTFKFQVSDDRGAYSEIKEMHINVIEVADAPDLAIDITKVALEDYAIKVNVQLTDTDGSEILKKDSVGNTIITLKNIPDGSKLFGSDGQEIISNEDGSYIVKVDSNGEANLSLKGKDFSDIELNAIQAEATSYEKNKDGVLTDSATTIVTKDTISFDSKGDIDLSNLKGIIKDLKEINLTNDKENKLSLTLDDVLKLSGDDNTIKISGDKFDKVEFKNEDGKVWEKQQSITDGDKTFDVYSGIIGDQTVHVKVEQPISDGITN, from the coding sequence TTGAAAAATGATGATATCTTTGGGACAAGTAATCGTAAGATTTTAAAAGTTACTTTTGATGGAAAAGAAATAACAGTTAAATCTAGTGGTCATACAGAGATAATAGGTAAATATGGTACATTGACTATTAATAGTAAAGGAGATTTTGAATATAAAATAAATGATGATAATACTGAAGTTGATTCTTTAAATATTGGTGATAAATTAGCTGAACACTTTACTTATACAACACCAAAAGGAGAAGCTGTTTTAACTATTGAAATTCAAGGAAGTAATGATGCTCCAATTATAGAAAATATTGAAACAAATGGAGTTACATTAACTGGAATATATAATGACTATCAGTCAGATAATGTTTCAGAAAATATAACAGCACAAGATTTAATAAAAAATGATGGTAAAAATAGCTATCAATTTAGAAATGAGAATAATACTCTTAAAATGGACATAGGAAAAACTGAAACTGATGTATCAATTAAATATGAAGGTAAAAATGCTGGATATAAGAGTATATTAGGATATTATGAAAAAAATCCAGATGGAACAATTGGAAATTTAAAAATTATTTTTGTTAATGGTTCTATGGAAAATGATGTTTCTTTAAAAGCTATTACAGGTGAAATAGGATTTTTCCTAATACCTAATGGAGCGAATAATAACGATATAATGAAAATTATAAACAAAGGAGAATCTAATTATAGTTTAGCAAGAGATGATAGTGGTCAAATTATATTTACAAGTGGTAAAAGTTCTGTAACAGCAAAAGATGTATATTATACTGATGAATCTTTAAGTACAGAGAAAAAAGATCATACTATTGCATTGAAATCTGATAATCCAAATAGTATAATAATTGGTTTTGAAGATACACCTTTATATAACGACCAAACAGATTATGATTATAATGATTTTGTTATATCAGTTACATTTACTCCATCAGAATCTTTAACAAATAAACTATTTAAAAATATAGAGTTTAGTGATGTAGATGATGATAGTCTTTCAGAAGCAACAGTTGTTCTTAAAAATGCTAAAGCTGGAGATAAAATCAATATAGTAGGAGATTTAAAAGAGGGTATAGGATATACAATAATAGAAAAAGATGGACAAATAATCATTAAATTTATAGGGAAAGCTTCTCATGAAGCTTATGCAGAAGCCTTAGAGGCTATTAGATTCTCAACAAAAAATAGTGAAGATGAAAGAGAACTTAATTTTGATATAGAAATTAAAGATCCAAATGGAAAAACTGATAAAATAAGTACTGTTATTATAGGTAAAGGCTTTAACAATCATATTCCTACTATTGATAATGAAAAAGTTAATGCTTATGAAGATGTTCCATATACTTTTTCTAAAAAAGATTTTGATTCATATAAAGATATTGATGGTGATGATATAGAAACTATAAAAATAATTACATTACCAGATTCTACAAAAGGTGTTTTAAAATATGATGGTGAACTAATTATTGCTGGTAAAGAAATTTTAGTTAAAGATTTAGATAAATTAGTATATGAAACAGTTAAAAATAGTGATAAGGATGTTACTTTTAAATTTCAAGTAAGTGATGATAGAGGAGCTTATAGTGAAATTAAAGAGATGCATATAAATGTTATTGAAGTTGCTGATGCACCAGATTTGGCTATAGATATTACAAAAGTTGCTTTAGAAGACTATGCTATAAAAGTGAATGTACAACTTACAGATACAGATGGAAGTGAAATTCTAAAAAAAGATAGTGTTGGAAATACAATTATAACATTGAAAAATATTCCTGATGGTTCAAAATTATTTGGTAGTGATGGACAAGAGATTATTTCAAATGAAGATGGAAGTTATATTGTAAAAGTAGATTCAAATGGTGAAGCAAATCTTTCTTTAAAAGGGAAAGATTTTTCAGATATAGAATTAAATGCTATCCAAGCAGAAGCTACTTCATATGAAAAGAATAAAGATGGAGTACTTACAGATAGTGCTACAACAATAGTAACAAAAGATACTATTTCTTTTGATAGTAAAGGAGATATTGATTTATCAAATCTAAAAGGTATTATAAAAGATTTGAAAGAAATAAATCTAACTAATGATAAAGAGAATAAACTAAGTCTAACTTTAGATGATGTTTTAAAATTAAGTGGAGATGATAATACTATCAAAATTAGTGGAGATAAATTTGATAAAGTAGAGTTTAAAAATGAAGATGGAAAAGTTTGGGAAAAACAACAATCTATAACTGATGGTGATAAAACATTTGATGTTTATAGTGGAATTATTGGAGATCAGACTGTTCACGTTAAAGTTGAACAACCTATTTCTGATGGAATTACAAATTAA